CAAGCTCAGTTGCTTGAGCGCGGCGACCACCAGCACTGTCGGCTCGACCACCAGGACGCTGAAGTGCATGAGTGGCATCGAAGATCACCGGATAACCGGATTGCTTCATCTCATCCATGCCCAGCATGTCGACAACCAGATTGTTATAACCGAAACTTGATCCACGTTCACACAGAATAATATTATCATTACCCGCTTCGTTGAACTTAGAGATGATATGACGCATCTCATGAGGAGCTAAAAACTGTGGCTTCTTCACATTGATGATGGCGCCGGTTTTTGCCATGGCAACTACAAGGTCAGTTTGACGAGCTAAAAAAGCGGGTAACTGAATAATATCCACTACTTCAGCCACTGGCGCGCACTGATCTATTTCATGCACATCTGTGATCAGCGGCAGATTAAAGGTTTGTTTAATCTCCTGGAAGATCTTTAGCCCCTCTTCCATGCCCGGACCACGGTATGAATTTATCGACGAGCGGTTAGCCTTATCGAATGAAGCTTTAAAAACATAAGGAATACCTAACTTCTGCGTCACTTCGGCGTACGTTTCGGCGATCTTCATCGCCAAATCACGAGATTCGAGCACATTCATGCCACCGAATAACACGAAAGGTTTATCGTTTGCGATCTCGATATCACCTAGACTTAGGACTTTATTACTCATCAATACTTCTCTCTAAAAGGCCAAGGCAATTGCCTAAGCGTTAACCAATAAATTGTTTAGGAACTACTGGACAGCCATTATTTGTAGTTGCTGCCCACACATCCATGTCGTATATCTTTAGCTTTCACGGCTTACAGCATGCTGTAAGCCTATTTTTAACCTACAGACCTTGAGGTGCAATAATTTGTAGCTGGTATCCACACATCCATGTCATGTATCTTTATCATAGCTTCACCCAATACACAGCATGCTCTGGGCTGTGTTTGAGTCTAGTTTTAACCTACAAACCTTGAAATGCAATTATCTGTAAGTCACTGACTATACACATCTAAGCCATGTATCTTTAGCTTCTATAGCCCACTGTGTTTGAGTCTAGTTTTAACCTACAAACCTTGAAATGCTATTATCTGTAGTCACTGACTACACATATAAGCCATGTATCTTTAGCTTCCACAGCCCAAGTGTTTAAGCCTGCTTTAACCTACAAACCTTGAAATGCAATTATCTGTAAGTCACTGACTACACATCTAAGCCATGTATCTTTAGCTTCCACTGCCCACTGTGTTTGAGTCTAGTTTTAACCTACAGACCTTGAAATGCAATTATCTGTAAGTCACTGACTACAGATCTAAGCCATGTATATTTAGCTTCCACAGCCCAAGTGTTTAAGCCTGCTTTAACCGACTAAACCTGGGGATGAAATTATCTGTAGTAGCTGACCACACATCCAAGCCATATATGTCCCAACAGCATAGCCTAATACCGCAAGTAGTACACCAACAGGTGCTAATGCAGGATGGAATGCAGCCGCGACCACAGGTGCAGAGGCTGCGCCGCCCACATTGGCCTGACTGCCCACCGCCATATAAAACAGTGGCGCCTTAATTAATTTCGCCACGATAAGCATAAAGCTGGCGTGAACTAGCATCCAGATGATGCCGATGGCGAAATACCATAAATTATCAGGGTCGGCCAACTTGGATACATCCATATGCAAGCCGATAGTAGCAACCAGAATATACAGGAAGACTGAAGCGACTTTTGAAGCCCCGGCCGCTTCTAAATGGCGCACAGGACTGAATGACATGGCCAAGCCAATAGTCGTCACAGTGACAATCAACCAGAAAAACTTAGAGGTTAGGCTGTAATCTTGAGTCCATGGATAGTTGGCCTCGAAGAAGGGCCCCAAGAAATCAGCAAATACATGAGCAAGACCCGTGACACCGAAACCAACCGCTACGATTAACATCAAGTCGTTCAGACTAGGAATACGAGAGTTTTCCGCATGGTATTTTTCGACCTTGTCTTTTAGCGCTTCGAGGGCTGTGGTATCAGCCCCCGTCCAGGCATCAATCTGCTTGGCCTTAGAAGCCATAAGCAGTAATACTGCCATCCAGATATTGGCGACAATCACATCGACAGTCACCATGATAGAGAAGATATCACCGCCAGCCTCATAGATCTCTTTCATCGCAGCCTGGTTAGCACCACCACCAATCCAGCTTCCGGCTAAGGTAGTCATACCACGCCAAACAGCTTCAGGCCCAGTGACACCCAAAACTTCCGGATGTATGGCTGAAATGATAAGCAGGGCTATAGGTCCACCGATCACTATTCCTACCGTGCCGGTCAGAAACATGATTATGGCTTTAGGACCAAGAGATAGAATGGCTTTTAGATCGACACTTAGAATGAGTAAGACTAAACAAGCGGGAAGCAGGTATCTTGATGCCACGAAGTAGAGCTGTGAAGTGTGACCATCTATAATATTAAAGGTGTTAAGTAATGATGGAAGAAAATAGCACATGAGCAGTGCTGGGATATATTTGTAAAACTTAGTCCAGAAAGGATGTTTACTGTTACTGGTATAAAAAACGAAGCCTAAAATGGCCGCCAACAGGCCCAAGGCCGTGGCATCATTTGTCACTATGGCTGTGCTACTCATGCTGTGTGAACTCCCCTAGGATAACTATATTGTTATTATGTTTTTTGTTATTTTTGAGCTTAGGTACATAGTGATTGGTGCAACTGCTCGATACAGATAAATATTGAGCTAAATGTAAATGACAGTAATCCTCACCTGCCATCCAATATTTAATAAAGGCTCGCTTACTTGCAAGCCTTCTAAGCCATAACTAGCTGCTTATTTACAGACATGTTAATGATAAACTTCTTGTTTACCCTTGAGCTCTTTGAGCTGCATCTTCACCAGTTCGATGACAGGATCGTGTGGACTGTTATCGACAAAGTGTTTAAGGTCCGCAGCAGCCACGCTGATACAGCCTAACTGTTGCGCAATAAAGGCTCGTTCTCGATTGAGATTAAGATCATCCGGGTGCCATTGAAGCAGTAAATTACAACACTCCATCGCAGGCTCAAACTGATGTGAGACGATACTGCCAGCTTTAAGCTCGTGTATCATTCTGGAGATCAGACGCTTCAAGCTTACAGGCTTAAGATAGCTAGGCTTAAAGCCTACGCCATTACCCAGCTCTCCTCGCACTAGCACATGAAGCTCATGCCGGGTTAAATCATCACCGGTTAACGGGTCTATATAGCGAGTCTTGCCATCAATTTTGCTACATAACACAGTCGTGCCTGGCAGCAGCAGAGGCTCTAATTCTAGATCTAGTTGCTTTGCAAGCAACATCAAGACTGTGGCTAATGTCGTACTATTTCCCTGGCGAGTAGTAATACAGGCTCCCAAGTCAGCAGCTTCAACACTAAAGTAAGATTCTCGAACGCAAAAACCTAAATCTTGATAGAACCAGTGTAATAGACCATCGAGTCTTTCATGACGGTCTACCACGTAACGACTCAAGACTGAGCCTGCAATCTCTAACCAGGCCCACTTGGCTGATTCCAATTTCGAGAAACCAAGATGCTGCGAAATTTCAAATGCCGTATCAGGTAATTGAATATCGTCTTTCAGAGTCAGAGTTGTCATTAGACCATTAATACCGCTTGCTTAAAGATGGCTATCTTAGCTGCATATACAACCCAAGCAAT
This portion of the Shewanella violacea DSS12 genome encodes:
- the kdsA gene encoding 3-deoxy-8-phosphooctulonate synthase — translated: MSNKVLSLGDIEIANDKPFVLFGGMNVLESRDLAMKIAETYAEVTQKLGIPYVFKASFDKANRSSINSYRGPGMEEGLKIFQEIKQTFNLPLITDVHEIDQCAPVAEVVDIIQLPAFLARQTDLVVAMAKTGAIINVKKPQFLAPHEMRHIISKFNEAGNDNIILCERGSSFGYNNLVVDMLGMDEMKQSGYPVIFDATHALQRPGGRADSAGGRRAQATELARSGMALGLAGLFIEAHPDPDNAKCDGPCALPLNQLENYLTQMKAVDDLVKSFDAIDTSK
- a CDS encoding DUF819 family protein — translated: MSSTAIVTNDATALGLLAAILGFVFYTSNSKHPFWTKFYKYIPALLMCYFLPSLLNTFNIIDGHTSQLYFVASRYLLPACLVLLILSVDLKAILSLGPKAIIMFLTGTVGIVIGGPIALLIISAIHPEVLGVTGPEAVWRGMTTLAGSWIGGGANQAAMKEIYEAGGDIFSIMVTVDVIVANIWMAVLLLMASKAKQIDAWTGADTTALEALKDKVEKYHAENSRIPSLNDLMLIVAVGFGVTGLAHVFADFLGPFFEANYPWTQDYSLTSKFFWLIVTVTTIGLAMSFSPVRHLEAAGASKVASVFLYILVATIGLHMDVSKLADPDNLWYFAIGIIWMLVHASFMLIVAKLIKAPLFYMAVGSQANVGGAASAPVVAAAFHPALAPVGVLLAVLGYAVGTYMAWMCGQLLQIISSPGLVG
- a CDS encoding transglutaminase family protein, with protein sequence MTTLTLKDDIQLPDTAFEISQHLGFSKLESAKWAWLEIAGSVLSRYVVDRHERLDGLLHWFYQDLGFCVRESYFSVEAADLGACITTRQGNSTTLATVLMLLAKQLDLELEPLLLPGTTVLCSKIDGKTRYIDPLTGDDLTRHELHVLVRGELGNGVGFKPSYLKPVSLKRLISRMIHELKAGSIVSHQFEPAMECCNLLLQWHPDDLNLNRERAFIAQQLGCISVAAADLKHFVDNSPHDPVIELVKMQLKELKGKQEVYH